CACATCTTCGGAGACAGGCTTTGGCTGATGAGTGTCTAAAATGGCCTTAATTCGGTCTCTGGCTCGTTCAACCATGGTCTTACTGCCGTTCTCGCTCCAGTTCTCAAAATTATTGAAATCCGAAAGTTCGGGCATCCAACTCTCTCTAAAGTGTTTCGCTGTGTGTTCATCACCCAGGAAATTCCCTCCCGGACCAACACGCTTAATGGAATCCACTGCCAGGGATTCCTTGTCGGTATCAATCCCTTTCAGCATCCGGCGGGCTCTGCCTATAACCTCATTGGAAATAAGCAGTAACTCCAAGGAACCGGTTAAGCCAAATTCCATATAGAAAACATCATGCATAATATTGCAGCCTTGAAGAGCGCCCATCAAAGTAAACATTGTCGACTCTGCAATAGCCTGTTCATCGCAAACCTTAGCATTACAGCATCCTGCATATCCCCAGGACGGCAGCTGGTAGTAATGAGCCAGATCCACTGCCCCCCCTTGGAATAATACCGCTTCCGGCGTTCCATAAACTGCCTGCATGGAGCGCATATCCAAAGGTGAGTTCCCGTATCCGTAGATAAAGGGGGCTCCAGGTGCCTTCAGCTGGTGAATTACCAAACCACTTAAGGCTTCTGCATTAGCCTGAACCAAAGCACCTGCAACCGTTGTCGGTACGGAAGCTCCAGCCACGCCGCCGCAAGCAAAGTTCGAGGGAACCCCATTCTCCGCCGCAACTAATAATTTCTCGATGGACTCTCTGGGATGCTGCAGGGGTGAGGTGGGTTCTGTATAAATCATGAAGAGCGGTTTCTGACGCAGTCTCTCTTTTCCGCCCACGACACAAGCTGCCATTTCAATAATATCCTTCAAAGTGTCCCCGTCTTCGGCAATTACAACTTGAGGCTTCACCGTATTTTGAACCATAATAGCATATTGTTCCCGATTAATCATTAGAGGATCAGCATCGGAAAGCAGACCCATAGACATAACAAAATCAATATTAGGCAATTGATCACAAATTCGTATGGCTTTAGCCACATCGTCTTTAAGCCATCTCCGCCGTTCTAAGGTAAAGGGGTCCAGATAGTTCAATGTATCCGAGCCGGTACCAAAATGAACATTGCTTCCTTCCAGGTGCATTGCCGCTTCCCCATTGCGGTTATATAAGGTAACCCGTGAGGGAGCTGTCTGAAGTGCCTGCTTAATGAGAAAGCTCGGGAAATAAACCCGATTGCCATTTTCAACATAGGCCCCTGCCTTGCGAAGTAATTCTACAGCCTCTTCGTGATGGATCACCATCCCTGTGTCTTCGAGGATTTGACAACTGGCCAAGTGGATCTCCTCTGCCTGTTTCTCCGTGAGCGTTCGAAAGAACAGCCCGTTTCCATGTGAGCTCCCAACTCCCATTACTGTTACCCCTTTCATTTATGCCTCTCTGTTTCTTCGTCTTTTAGTCGCTTTCTGCTTATCCGTTTCCTCAATAATCTCATTCAATCCTTGGCGAATGGCTGGATCTAAT
This Desulfosporosinus orientis DSM 765 DNA region includes the following protein-coding sequences:
- a CDS encoding trimethylamine methyltransferase family protein — encoded protein: MGVGSSHGNGLFFRTLTEKQAEEIHLASCQILEDTGMVIHHEEAVELLRKAGAYVENGNRVYFPSFLIKQALQTAPSRVTLYNRNGEAAMHLEGSNVHFGTGSDTLNYLDPFTLERRRWLKDDVAKAIRICDQLPNIDFVMSMGLLSDADPLMINREQYAIMVQNTVKPQVVIAEDGDTLKDIIEMAACVVGGKERLRQKPLFMIYTEPTSPLQHPRESIEKLLVAAENGVPSNFACGGVAGASVPTTVAGALVQANAEALSGLVIHQLKAPGAPFIYGYGNSPLDMRSMQAVYGTPEAVLFQGGAVDLAHYYQLPSWGYAGCCNAKVCDEQAIAESTMFTLMGALQGCNIMHDVFYMEFGLTGSLELLLISNEVIGRARRMLKGIDTDKESLAVDSIKRVGPGGNFLGDEHTAKHFRESWMPELSDFNNFENWSENGSKTMVERARDRIKAILDTHQPKPVSEDVREKIDEILKKAREKYGATV